The Etheostoma spectabile isolate EspeVRDwgs_2016 chromosome 1, UIUC_Espe_1.0, whole genome shotgun sequence genome has a segment encoding these proteins:
- the sec11a gene encoding signal peptidase complex catalytic subunit SEC11A — MLSLDFLDDVRRMNKRQLYYQVLNFGMIVSSALMIWKGLMVVTGSESPIVVVLSGSMEPAFHRGDLLFLTNRVEDPIRVGEIVVFRIEGREIPIVHRVLKIHEKENGDIKFLTKGDNNAVDDRGLYKQGQHWLEKKDVVGRARGFVPYIGIVTILMNDYPKFKYAVLFLLGLFVLVHRE; from the exons ATGTTATCTTTAGACTTTCTGGACGATGTTCGTCGCATGAATAAGCGGCAG CTGTATTACCAGGTGCTAAACTTTGGTATGATTGTTTCCTCTGCGCTGATGATCTGGAAGGGACTGATGGTTGTCACTGGCAGCGAGAGTCCAATTGTTGTTGTTCTCAG TGGGAGTATGGAGCCAGCTTTCCACAGAGGAGACCTGCTTTTTCTGACCAACCGCGTAGAGGATCCCATCCGAGTCGGAGAAATTGTTGTCTTCAGGATAGAAGGCAGAGAGATCCCAATAGTACACAGAGTTCTAAAGATCCATGAAAA GGAAAATGGAGACATTAAGTTCTTGACCAAAGGAGACAACAATGCAGTGGATGACAGAGGACTGTACAAGCAGGGCCAACACTGGCTGGAGAAAAAAGACGTGGTTGGACGAGCTAGGGG GTTTGTGCCATACATTGGAATTGTCACCATTCTCATGAATGACTACCCCAAGTTCAAA TACGCTGTTCTCTTCCTGCTGGGTCTCTTTGTGCTGGTCCATCGGGAGTGA